Below is a genomic region from Mustela lutreola isolate mMusLut2 chromosome 1, mMusLut2.pri, whole genome shotgun sequence.
tgcctacctgtgatctctgtcaaataagtaaataaatcttaaaaaaaaaaaagagagagactgtaCCGGCATAATTACTATCTGAAGCAGCCGATGAACCACCACTACTCTGCTTCCCTAAGGCTTTAAGACTGCAGCTTTCTCACAGTTTAACAAACACAAGGATAAGTtcatacaaaaatacataaatagccCACCATACAAATAGCTGTGTAATAAACTAAGTGAAAACATCAACTGCTAAAAAGGTAACTGCTGAGTAAGGCAGAGATACGGTTTTAAATTAAGACTGGGTCAAGAGAAGTTTGAAATCTTTCCAAAAGTAGAAGAGATAGAATTTCAAAAGTCActtacaaagaaggaaaaggttTGGCAAAGAGAACCTAACTGAATAAAGCTCTGAGTCAGGTGTCTTATAGGCCAATGAAGGGGGTCCCAGAAGCAAGACAGGAATCAGAATCAGTACCTGTATGCGACACTGGTCATATTCCCGCTTGGTGGGAGGCTCCTGGCTGGGAGAGGAGGGAACAGGACCTGGCTCTGTTGGTGGAGAAGGCCGAGAACCCACACTCCCACCATACTGGGAAGACAAAGGAAAACACTGGTCAAGCTTTCACCCACTCGTAAGAGGAACATCGTATGCCTATCCTTTCCCTCTAAAGctaggaaagagaattttttttactaGCCCACCTACTTCTTTACCCCAGTGTCTTCCCAATCACCTACCttcttggctctctctgctttgtctctctcaatCTTTTCCCGGACTCTCTGTCTGGAAAGCAGACAGGAAGAAAGCAGATCAGATGTTGACAAAGCAAACCTAGCTTCCCATCTCATCTATTATCCAACATCCGCATCACCCAGACCTGGCTGCTAACTCTTCAGCCTTTTCCCTCCTCCGCTCCTCAGCAGCCCGGCGCATCTCATCTTCCTGAAGCCGCTGTCGAGCAGCTGACAACTCCTGCCCTTGTTTCCGGCGCTGCCGTTCCCGCTCCAAAGCCTCTcgctcctctctttcttccctctcccgctgcttcTGGGCCACCAGCTCCAACATCCTGTGTTGCACAAAAGAAAGAGCTCAAAAGAGACGGACACAGATCGCGTGAGTTTATAACAGATTCAAGATGAAATACGGGAACACGTGCCCaaagagagatgaaagaaacCGCCAAGACAGGACAGACCAAGAGTGTTAAGTTCCAGGTTCTTTAATCAGAGTTGTGTATTGTGGACAAGTGGAAGGTGACCCTCAGAAACGTTGACTGTCCTTACTGTACCTCTTAGTCTGTTCCTGTCTCTCTTCTTCACTCAAAATGGGTTTGCCTTCTCCAGCAGCAGAGCCGGTTCCTACAAACAAGCAATCAGTGTTACTGCCCGTTCATCCTCCTCAAGCCCTCGTGAATAACGAACACGGTGTTCCTCAGTCAGGACCTTCAGGGCCACCTTGCTCCGGGGAGGTGGGTTCCCTTCCCAGGACATGTCCAAGGGGGGTCGCTAGCGGCTCGTCTACATCGGGGTCGTCTTCGTGCTCCATCAACCTGGCAGGGAAGGTCGGGAAGGAGGTTAACACGGACGCTGGCCCTCCCAGAAGTCCCCCAGGCCCTGCCACCCCATCGGAGCGCTCACCAGTCCATTGCAGCCTCGATGCCCTGGTTCCCTGTGAGGGCCAGAGCCTTCTCCCTGGGGGCAGAAACACCGTGAATAGCGCCCGCGAGCCATGGTGCTGGTCAGGCTGGGGCGTGCAGCCTGAGGCCAGGCTAGGGGAAAGGCCAGTCAGGTCCGCGATCCCCGCGGGCCAAGGTTTGAGGGGCTGCCTTACGCGCGTCCCCTGGGGAAGCCCATCTCGATGAGACTCTCCAGAGCCGTCAGCTCCGCCatggcgccgccgccgccgcttccGCGGGGATCTGGGGGAGGGCGAGAAGGACCGCGCAGGGCGGGGGGTCAGCGCGGGGTGCCCCCGGCCCGCGCGCGGTCCCGCCCCCGACGCCCCAGCTGGGCGCTCTCTCACTTACCCGGCTCTGGACCCTCAGCGGACACCGCCGAGAAGAAAGCCGAGGGAAACGGAAGTGCCCGGATCTGTTTGGGTCACGTGGAGGCGGGCGGGGACGGGTGCCGCCGAGAGCCAGAAAGCACCGCCCGGGCCCAGCCGCCTGGACCCGGCGCCGGCGGGGTGGGCGGCGCGTCCGACTCGCGGATCCAGAGGCGCAcggcccgcccccgccgccccgccccgccccgccc
It encodes:
- the UBXN1 gene encoding UBX domain-containing protein 1 isoform X1, with translation MAELTALESLIEMGFPRGRAEKALALTGNQGIEAAMDWLMEHEDDPDVDEPLATPLGHVLGREPTSPEQGGPEGTGSAAGEGKPILSEEERQEQTKRMLELVAQKQREREEREEREALERERQRRKQGQELSAARQRLQEDEMRRAAEERRREKAEELAARQRVREKIERDKAERAKKYGGSVGSRPSPPTEPGPVPSSPSQEPPTKREYDQCRIQVRLPDGTSLTQTFRAREQLAAVRLYVELHRGEEPGGGQDPVQLLSGFPRRAFSEADMERPLQELGLVPSAVLIVAKKCPS
- the UBXN1 gene encoding UBX domain-containing protein 1 isoform X2 → MAELTALESLIEMGFPRGRAEKALALTGNQGIEAAMDWLMEHEDDPDVDEPLATPLGHVLGREPTSPEQGTGSAAGEGKPILSEEERQEQTKRMLELVAQKQREREEREEREALERERQRRKQGQELSAARQRLQEDEMRRAAEERRREKAEELAARQRVREKIERDKAERAKKYGGSVGSRPSPPTEPGPVPSSPSQEPPTKREYDQCRIQVRLPDGTSLTQTFRAREQLAAVRLYVELHRGEEPGGGQDPVQLLSGFPRRAFSEADMERPLQELGLVPSAVLIVAKKCPS